One genomic region from Phragmites australis chromosome 1, lpPhrAust1.1, whole genome shotgun sequence encodes:
- the LOC133927304 gene encoding CRIB domain-containing protein RIC4-like isoform X2 yields MSKEQAQRRFMAIPFSSGCRSHSNVNVVDTARHAGKKRQVSELGAGGKPAAAKGESLVARLLRGFKNLSQIFAVYEEEEEEREMVIGLPTDVKHVTHIGWDGSTNTTTSVRSWSRAAPPPAPSSSASTSTAPPQQQEHHPLPLPPLSMRQFELAMAAQAAAAGASSGGTNTAAAAHRRHS; encoded by the exons ATGAGCAAGGAGCAGGCGCAGCGGCGGTTCATGGCCATCCCCTTCTCCTCCGGCTGCCGCTCCCACTCCAACGTCAACGTCGTCGACACCGCCCGCCACGCCGGCAAGAAGCGCCAAG TGAGCGAATTAGGGGCGGGCGGCaagccggcggcggcgaagggggAGTCGCTGGTGGCGCGACTCCTCAGGGGGTTCAAGAACTTGTCCCAGATCTTTGCGGTgtacgaggaggaggaggaggagcgagaGATGGTGATCGGGCTTCCCACGGACGTGAAGCACGTGACGCACATCGGGTGGGACGGCAGcaccaacaccaccaccagCGTTCGCTCCTGgagccgcgccgcgccgccgcccgcgccttcCTCGTCCGCGTCCACCTCCACCGCGCCGCCCCAGCAGCAGGAGCACCATCCGCTTCCCCTGCCGCCGCTCTCCATGCGGCAGTTCGAGCTTGCCATGGCTGcgcaggccgccgccgccggcgcctccAGTGGCGGCACCAACACCGCCGCAGCTGCCCACCGGCGTCACAGCTAG
- the LOC133927304 gene encoding CRIB domain-containing protein RIC4-like isoform X1 produces the protein MSKEQAQRRFMAIPFSSGCRSHSNVNVVDTARHAGKKRQAVSELGAGGKPAAAKGESLVARLLRGFKNLSQIFAVYEEEEEEREMVIGLPTDVKHVTHIGWDGSTNTTTSVRSWSRAAPPPAPSSSASTSTAPPQQQEHHPLPLPPLSMRQFELAMAAQAAAAGASSGGTNTAAAAHRRHS, from the exons ATGAGCAAGGAGCAGGCGCAGCGGCGGTTCATGGCCATCCCCTTCTCCTCCGGCTGCCGCTCCCACTCCAACGTCAACGTCGTCGACACCGCCCGCCACGCCGGCAAGAAGCGCCAAG CAGTGAGCGAATTAGGGGCGGGCGGCaagccggcggcggcgaagggggAGTCGCTGGTGGCGCGACTCCTCAGGGGGTTCAAGAACTTGTCCCAGATCTTTGCGGTgtacgaggaggaggaggaggagcgagaGATGGTGATCGGGCTTCCCACGGACGTGAAGCACGTGACGCACATCGGGTGGGACGGCAGcaccaacaccaccaccagCGTTCGCTCCTGgagccgcgccgcgccgccgcccgcgccttcCTCGTCCGCGTCCACCTCCACCGCGCCGCCCCAGCAGCAGGAGCACCATCCGCTTCCCCTGCCGCCGCTCTCCATGCGGCAGTTCGAGCTTGCCATGGCTGcgcaggccgccgccgccggcgcctccAGTGGCGGCACCAACACCGCCGCAGCTGCCCACCGGCGTCACAGCTAG